One Arvicanthis niloticus isolate mArvNil1 chromosome 13, mArvNil1.pat.X, whole genome shotgun sequence genomic window carries:
- the LOC117719282 gene encoding cytochrome P450 2D10-like isoform X3 has translation MGLLTGTGLWPVAIFTVIFILLVDLMYRRQRWNSRYPPGPVPWPVLGNLLQVDLDIMPYSLYKLKNRYGDVFSLQMAWKPVVVINGLKAMQEVLVTCGEDTSDRPALPIFEYLGLKPRSQGQSINPNTMLNKAVCNVIASLIFARRFEYEDPYLIRMLKVLEESLTEVFGFIPEILNAFPILLHIPGLADKVFQGQKTFMAILDNLLTENRTTWNSAQPPRNLTDAFLAEIEKEKGNPDSSFNDENLQKVVGDLFGAGMVTTSTTLSWALLLMILHPHVQRRVQQEIDEVIGQVRHPEMADQARMPYTNAVIHEVQRFADIAPLNFPRITSRDIEVQDFLIPKGTLLIPNLSSVLKDETVWEKPLHFHPEHFLDAQGHFVKQEAFMPFSAGRRACLGEPLARMELFLFFTCLLQRFSFSVPTGQPRPSDHCTFSLPAIPSPYQLCAVLREQGQ, from the exons ATGGGGCTGCTGACTGGGActggcctgtggcctgtggccaTATTCACAGTCATCTTCATATTACTGGTGGACCTAATGTACAGGCGCCAGCGCTGGAATTCTCGTTATCCACCAGGCCCTGTGCCATGGCCTGTGCTGGGTAACCTGCTGCAGGTGGACCTAGATATCATGCCATATAGCCTGTACAAG CTTAAAAACCGATATGGTGACGTGTTCAGCCTGCAGATGGCCTGGAAGCCAGTGGTTGTGATCAACGGGCTGAAGGCGATGCAGGAAGTGCTGGTGACCTGTGGAGAGGACACTTCTGACCGCCCTGCATTGCCCATCTTTGAGTACCTGGGTTTGAAGCCCAGATCCCAAG GGCAGTCCATCAATCCCAACACCATGCTGAACAAAGCTGTGTGCAATGTCATTGCATCTCTCATTTTTGCCCGTCGTTTTGAATATGAAGACCCTTACCTCATCAGGATGctgaaagtactggaagaaagTTTGACAGAAGTCTTTGGCTTTATTCCTGAG ATCCTTAACGCGTTCCCGATTCTCCTGCACATCCCAGGGCTGGCTGACAAGGTTTTCCAAGGTCAGAAGACCTTCATGGCCATACTGGATAACCTGTTGACTGAGAACAGGACCACGTGGAACTCTGCCCAGCCACCCCGAAATTTGACTGATGCCTTCCTGGCAGAGATAGAGAAG GAAAAGGGGAATCCTGACAGCAGCTTCAATGATGAGAACTTACAGAAGGTTGTGGGTGACCTGTTCGGTGCAGGGATGGTGACCACCTCAACCACACTGTCCTGGGCCCTACTGCTCATGATCCTGCATCCACATGTTCAGC GCAGAGTCCAACAGGAAATCGATGAGGTCATAGGGCAGGTGAGGCATCCTGAGATGGCAGACCAGGCCCGCATGCCCTACACCAATGCTGTCATCCATGAGGTGCAGCGCTTTGCAGACATTGCTCCATTGAATTTTCCACGCATCACCAGTCGGGACATTGAAGTGCAGGACTTCCTCATCCCCAAG GGGACACTCCTCATCCCCAATCTGTCCTCTGTGCTGAAGGATGAGACTGTCTGGGAGAAGCCCCTCCACTTCCATCCTGAACACTTCCTGGATGCCCAGGGCCACTTTGTGAAGCAGGAAGCCTTTATGCCATTCTCAGCAG gccGCCGAGCATGCCTGGGGGAGCCCCTGGCCCGCATGgagctcttcctcttcttcacctGCCTCCTGCAGCGCTTTAGCTTCTCAGTGCCCACTGGACAGCCCCGGCCCAGTGACCATTGCACCTTTTCTCTTCCAGCTATCCCCTCCCCCTACCAGCTCTGTGCTGTGTTGAGGGAGCAAGGACAATAA
- the LOC117719282 gene encoding cytochrome P450 2D10-like isoform X2, whose translation MGLLTGTGLWPVAIFTVIFILLVDLMYRRQRWNSRYPPGPVPWPVLGNLLQVDLDIMPYSLYKLKNRYGDVFSLQMAWKPVVVINGLKAMQEVLVTCGEDTSDRPALPIFEYLGLKPRSQGVVLAPYGHEWREQRRFSVSTLRNFGLGKKSLEEWVTKEAGHLCDAFTAQAGQSINPNTMLNKAVCNVIASLIFARRFEYEDPYLIRMLKVLEESLTEVFGFIPEILNAFPILLHIPGLADKVFQGQKTFMAILDNLLTENRTTWNSAQPPRNLTDAFLAEIEKEKGNPDSSFNDENLQKVVGDLFGAGMVTTSTTLSWALLLMILHPHVQRRVQQEIDEVIGQVRHPEMADQARMPYTNAVIHEVQRFADIAPLNFPRITSRDIEVQDFLIPKDETVWEKPLHFHPEHFLDAQGHFVKQEAFMPFSAGRRACLGEPLARMELFLFFTCLLQRFSFSVPTGQPRPSDHCTFSLPAIPSPYQLCAVLREQGQ comes from the exons ATGGGGCTGCTGACTGGGActggcctgtggcctgtggccaTATTCACAGTCATCTTCATATTACTGGTGGACCTAATGTACAGGCGCCAGCGCTGGAATTCTCGTTATCCACCAGGCCCTGTGCCATGGCCTGTGCTGGGTAACCTGCTGCAGGTGGACCTAGATATCATGCCATATAGCCTGTACAAG CTTAAAAACCGATATGGTGACGTGTTCAGCCTGCAGATGGCCTGGAAGCCAGTGGTTGTGATCAACGGGCTGAAGGCGATGCAGGAAGTGCTGGTGACCTGTGGAGAGGACACTTCTGACCGCCCTGCATTGCCCATCTTTGAGTACCTGGGTTTGAAGCCCAGATCCCAAG GTGTAGTCCTTGCACCATACGGGCACGAGTGGCGAGAGCAGAGGCGATTCTCTGTGTCCACTCTGCGCAACTTCGGCCTGGGAAAGAAATCTCTAGAGGAGTGGGTGACCAAGGAGGCCGGACACCTCTGTGATGCCTTCACCGCCCAGGCTG GGCAGTCCATCAATCCCAACACCATGCTGAACAAAGCTGTGTGCAATGTCATTGCATCTCTCATTTTTGCCCGTCGTTTTGAATATGAAGACCCTTACCTCATCAGGATGctgaaagtactggaagaaagTTTGACAGAAGTCTTTGGCTTTATTCCTGAG ATCCTTAACGCGTTCCCGATTCTCCTGCACATCCCAGGGCTGGCTGACAAGGTTTTCCAAGGTCAGAAGACCTTCATGGCCATACTGGATAACCTGTTGACTGAGAACAGGACCACGTGGAACTCTGCCCAGCCACCCCGAAATTTGACTGATGCCTTCCTGGCAGAGATAGAGAAG GAAAAGGGGAATCCTGACAGCAGCTTCAATGATGAGAACTTACAGAAGGTTGTGGGTGACCTGTTCGGTGCAGGGATGGTGACCACCTCAACCACACTGTCCTGGGCCCTACTGCTCATGATCCTGCATCCACATGTTCAGC GCAGAGTCCAACAGGAAATCGATGAGGTCATAGGGCAGGTGAGGCATCCTGAGATGGCAGACCAGGCCCGCATGCCCTACACCAATGCTGTCATCCATGAGGTGCAGCGCTTTGCAGACATTGCTCCATTGAATTTTCCACGCATCACCAGTCGGGACATTGAAGTGCAGGACTTCCTCATCCCCAAG GATGAGACTGTCTGGGAGAAGCCCCTCCACTTCCATCCTGAACACTTCCTGGATGCCCAGGGCCACTTTGTGAAGCAGGAAGCCTTTATGCCATTCTCAGCAG gccGCCGAGCATGCCTGGGGGAGCCCCTGGCCCGCATGgagctcttcctcttcttcacctGCCTCCTGCAGCGCTTTAGCTTCTCAGTGCCCACTGGACAGCCCCGGCCCAGTGACCATTGCACCTTTTCTCTTCCAGCTATCCCCTCCCCCTACCAGCTCTGTGCTGTGTTGAGGGAGCAAGGACAATAA
- the LOC117719282 gene encoding cytochrome P450 2D10-like isoform X1, whose translation MGLLTGTGLWPVAIFTVIFILLVDLMYRRQRWNSRYPPGPVPWPVLGNLLQVDLDIMPYSLYKLKNRYGDVFSLQMAWKPVVVINGLKAMQEVLVTCGEDTSDRPALPIFEYLGLKPRSQGVVLAPYGHEWREQRRFSVSTLRNFGLGKKSLEEWVTKEAGHLCDAFTAQAGQSINPNTMLNKAVCNVIASLIFARRFEYEDPYLIRMLKVLEESLTEVFGFIPEILNAFPILLHIPGLADKVFQGQKTFMAILDNLLTENRTTWNSAQPPRNLTDAFLAEIEKEKGNPDSSFNDENLQKVVGDLFGAGMVTTSTTLSWALLLMILHPHVQRRVQQEIDEVIGQVRHPEMADQARMPYTNAVIHEVQRFADIAPLNFPRITSRDIEVQDFLIPKGTLLIPNLSSVLKDETVWEKPLHFHPEHFLDAQGHFVKQEAFMPFSAGRRACLGEPLARMELFLFFTCLLQRFSFSVPTGQPRPSDHCTFSLPAIPSPYQLCAVLREQGQ comes from the exons ATGGGGCTGCTGACTGGGActggcctgtggcctgtggccaTATTCACAGTCATCTTCATATTACTGGTGGACCTAATGTACAGGCGCCAGCGCTGGAATTCTCGTTATCCACCAGGCCCTGTGCCATGGCCTGTGCTGGGTAACCTGCTGCAGGTGGACCTAGATATCATGCCATATAGCCTGTACAAG CTTAAAAACCGATATGGTGACGTGTTCAGCCTGCAGATGGCCTGGAAGCCAGTGGTTGTGATCAACGGGCTGAAGGCGATGCAGGAAGTGCTGGTGACCTGTGGAGAGGACACTTCTGACCGCCCTGCATTGCCCATCTTTGAGTACCTGGGTTTGAAGCCCAGATCCCAAG GTGTAGTCCTTGCACCATACGGGCACGAGTGGCGAGAGCAGAGGCGATTCTCTGTGTCCACTCTGCGCAACTTCGGCCTGGGAAAGAAATCTCTAGAGGAGTGGGTGACCAAGGAGGCCGGACACCTCTGTGATGCCTTCACCGCCCAGGCTG GGCAGTCCATCAATCCCAACACCATGCTGAACAAAGCTGTGTGCAATGTCATTGCATCTCTCATTTTTGCCCGTCGTTTTGAATATGAAGACCCTTACCTCATCAGGATGctgaaagtactggaagaaagTTTGACAGAAGTCTTTGGCTTTATTCCTGAG ATCCTTAACGCGTTCCCGATTCTCCTGCACATCCCAGGGCTGGCTGACAAGGTTTTCCAAGGTCAGAAGACCTTCATGGCCATACTGGATAACCTGTTGACTGAGAACAGGACCACGTGGAACTCTGCCCAGCCACCCCGAAATTTGACTGATGCCTTCCTGGCAGAGATAGAGAAG GAAAAGGGGAATCCTGACAGCAGCTTCAATGATGAGAACTTACAGAAGGTTGTGGGTGACCTGTTCGGTGCAGGGATGGTGACCACCTCAACCACACTGTCCTGGGCCCTACTGCTCATGATCCTGCATCCACATGTTCAGC GCAGAGTCCAACAGGAAATCGATGAGGTCATAGGGCAGGTGAGGCATCCTGAGATGGCAGACCAGGCCCGCATGCCCTACACCAATGCTGTCATCCATGAGGTGCAGCGCTTTGCAGACATTGCTCCATTGAATTTTCCACGCATCACCAGTCGGGACATTGAAGTGCAGGACTTCCTCATCCCCAAG GGGACACTCCTCATCCCCAATCTGTCCTCTGTGCTGAAGGATGAGACTGTCTGGGAGAAGCCCCTCCACTTCCATCCTGAACACTTCCTGGATGCCCAGGGCCACTTTGTGAAGCAGGAAGCCTTTATGCCATTCTCAGCAG gccGCCGAGCATGCCTGGGGGAGCCCCTGGCCCGCATGgagctcttcctcttcttcacctGCCTCCTGCAGCGCTTTAGCTTCTCAGTGCCCACTGGACAGCCCCGGCCCAGTGACCATTGCACCTTTTCTCTTCCAGCTATCCCCTCCCCCTACCAGCTCTGTGCTGTGTTGAGGGAGCAAGGACAATAA